A region of Oscillatoria sp. FACHB-1406 DNA encodes the following proteins:
- a CDS encoding phosphate-starvation-inducible PsiE family protein: MFSLRRLFRKLSRAGKDERFLELLEGVEVLIAKFLSLVMIVITLLAVYDLCLFLAQTLFYELLYEPQGITKNSLFEAFGLLLNVLIALEILANIAVYLKEHAVQYELVVITSLIAVARKIIIFDLEKKQAIDLIALSVAVLALSTSYFLIRYTNQNSKGHE, from the coding sequence ATGTTTTCTTTGCGAAGACTCTTCCGAAAACTCTCCAGAGCGGGAAAAGACGAGCGCTTTCTCGAACTTTTAGAAGGAGTAGAAGTTCTGATTGCAAAGTTTCTATCGCTGGTTATGATTGTTATCACCTTATTGGCGGTGTACGATCTATGCTTATTTCTAGCTCAAACCCTATTCTACGAACTTTTATATGAGCCTCAAGGAATCACAAAAAATAGCTTATTTGAAGCATTTGGCTTACTATTAAATGTTTTGATCGCACTAGAAATTTTAGCAAATATTGCTGTTTATTTGAAAGAACACGCTGTTCAATACGAACTTGTTGTTATTACTTCGCTTATTGCCGTCGCTCGAAAAATTATCATTTTCGATCTTGAAAAAAAGCAAGCAATCGATCTGATTGCGCTTTCTGTCGCAGTTTTAGCCCTATCTACAAGCTACTTTTTAATCCGCTACACTAATCAAAACTCAAAGGGGCATGAATAA